One genomic segment of Belonocnema kinseyi isolate 2016_QV_RU_SX_M_011 chromosome 2, B_treatae_v1, whole genome shotgun sequence includes these proteins:
- the LOC117182950 gene encoding uncharacterized protein LOC117182950, with product MKLSRISLRNLGLWPDPECRNERLAQFLSTFAISVVFFTVILTQDIELFLNWGDLNIISDILSINLPVLVSLTKMILFRCYRKKMQKLLTFIIKDWDNKTSKEYNIMIEYSQFGKKITTILIGFAFATTISRLVQGIYLNIDVWGKTDLNATRFLFLNSYIPYEWNYSPIFEITYFMEWLGGTMSFRLAEAVYNSDWYYLPPRGIKNLLLIIQNSRKPVKITAGKIWVLDLQLFAQILKTSVGYLSVILTIRNA from the exons ATGAAACTGAGTCGTATTTCTCTTCGAAATCTTGGACTATGGCCTGACCCAGAATGCCGAAACGAACGATTAGCACAATTCCTCTCTACTTTCGCAATATCTGTTGTCTTTTTCACTGTAATATTAACGCAAGATATAGAGCTGTTTTTAAATTGGGGTGATTTAAACATCATAAGTGATATTCTCAGTATCAACTTGCCTGTTTTAGTCTCTCTGACAAAGATGATCCTTTTCCGATGCTACAGAAAAA aaatgcaGAAGCTTCTCACTTTTATTATCAAAGACTGGGATAACAAAACATCGAAGGAATATAATATAATGATAGAGTATagtcaatttggaaaaaaaataacgACTATTTTAATTGGATTTGCTTTTGCTACCACCATCTCTCGTTTGGTtcaaggaatttatttaaatatcgaCGTGTGGGGAAAAACCGATTTAAATGCAActcgctttttatttttaaatagctaCATCCCTTACGAGTGGAATTATAGTCctatttttgaaataacttaCTTTATGGAGTGGCTAGGTGGGACTATG agttTTAGACTTGCGGAAGCTGTATATAATAGCGATTGGTATTATCTGCCACCTCGGGGAATAAAAAATCTTCTTCTCATTATCCAAAACAGTAGAAAACCCGTAAAAATAACAGCGGGTAAAATTTGGGTGCTCGATTTACAACTGTTCGCACAA ATTTTGAAGACATCCGTGGGATACCTGTCTGTAATACTAACAATTAGAAATGCTTAG